In 'Nostoc azollae' 0708, the following are encoded in one genomic region:
- a CDS encoding TIGR03279 family radical SAM protein translates to MITISPAKISKVLPESIAAEIGFDVGDAIVAINGIKPRDLIDYQFLCADEVLKLEILDAGGKTHHIEIEKDYDDDLGLEFQTALFDSLIQCNNRCPFCFIDQQPPGKRSSLYLKDDDYRLSFLYGSYLTLTNLSDKEWQRIEQMRLSPLYVSVHATEPEVRTRLLKNNRAGKIIEQLKWFQKRRLQIHAQVVVCPGINDGEHLEKTLRDLISFHTGEIPTVASVAVVPVGLTRFRPQEDELIPVTPGKAREVITQVKSLSQEFGQKYRSSVAWLADEWFLIAGEELPSEVEYEDYPQIDNGVGSIRLFIKQFTYAAQELLPPKIAEPRKLTWVVGNAVEQAFQPILQQLNAVEGLEVNMHALCSDYWGQNISVTGLLTGHDLIFHLKGQDLGEGILLPIVILKHGELIFLDDMTVEEVSLQLNTKLFPVGGVEDLINSCCQ, encoded by the coding sequence ATGATTACTATTAGTCCTGCAAAAATTTCCAAGGTGCTACCTGAGTCCATAGCTGCTGAAATTGGCTTTGATGTGGGTGATGCAATTGTTGCTATTAATGGGATAAAACCCCGTGATTTAATTGATTACCAGTTTTTATGTGCGGATGAAGTTTTAAAATTAGAAATTTTAGATGCTGGAGGTAAAACTCATCATATTGAAATTGAAAAAGATTATGATGACGACTTGGGGCTAGAATTTCAAACGGCTTTATTTGATAGTTTAATTCAGTGTAATAACCGTTGTCCCTTTTGCTTTATTGATCAACAACCACCAGGTAAGCGTTCTAGCTTGTATTTGAAAGACGATGATTACCGTCTGAGTTTTTTATATGGTTCTTATTTAACTCTGACTAATTTATCAGATAAAGAATGGCAACGGATTGAACAAATGCGTTTATCTCCCTTGTATGTTTCTGTTCATGCAACAGAACCAGAAGTGAGAACTAGACTATTAAAAAATAACCGTGCTGGGAAAATTATAGAACAACTAAAATGGTTTCAAAAAAGACGTTTACAAATTCATGCTCAAGTTGTAGTGTGTCCAGGTATAAATGATGGTGAACATTTGGAGAAAACATTACGAGATTTAATATCTTTTCATACTGGGGAAATACCTACGGTAGCATCAGTGGCAGTCGTTCCAGTTGGTTTAACGCGATTTCGTCCCCAAGAAGATGAACTCATACCTGTAACCCCAGGAAAAGCCAGAGAAGTAATTACTCAAGTGAAATCACTATCTCAGGAATTCGGTCAAAAATACCGTTCTAGTGTGGCTTGGTTAGCTGATGAGTGGTTTTTAATCGCTGGTGAAGAATTACCCAGCGAAGTTGAATATGAGGACTATCCACAAATTGATAATGGTGTTGGTTCTATTCGGTTATTTATTAAGCAATTTACCTATGCTGCCCAAGAATTACTACCGCCCAAAATTGCTGAACCGAGAAAATTAACTTGGGTTGTAGGTAATGCTGTTGAACAAGCCTTCCAACCAATTCTTCAACAGTTAAATGCTGTGGAAGGATTAGAGGTGAATATGCATGCTTTATGTAGCGATTATTGGGGGCAAAATATCAGCGTTACGGGATTATTGACCGGACATGATTTAATATTCCACTTAAAAGGACAAGATTTAGGTGAGGGTATTTTGTTGCCTATTGTCATCCTTAAACATGGGGAGTTAATATTTTTAGATGATATGACTGTTGAGGAAGTATCTCTTCAATTAAATACCAAATTATTCCCCGTTGGAGGAGTTGAAGATTTAATCAACAGTTGTTGTCAGTAG
- a CDS encoding PAS domain S-box protein — protein MQASPHYLVLRNLDAIIDSSPLTVGPETLVLDAIALMAERCQDVLVKSGSQVIGCLTSQDIMRLVALGTELRTTKIAEVMQSSVIKLKVAAGDALKPIVSLFSQTQTQLIAVIDEQDQMVGVITPESICLALGVVEMVENQLLQSQQMLQLIMDTIPHGIFWKDIHSVFLGCNRNFAKMVGFENPEDIVGKTDFDLVVDPEQAEFYDATLMEANQPEYYQIIPKQQADGSQIWLETNKVPLHSIGGQVVGMLGTVQDVTQRKETQEALEKSEEWFRFLAESIPQQVWIADADGNLVYMNQRVLDGFGSTRERVLGGKWTQWVHPDDLPNVVNVWNQSLATGINYEVEFRLFQKPSGTYHWHMGRALALRDRQGKIVNWFGTNTDIHDRVTAEIALRESEEYFRLLVEGVKDYAIYMLDPEGRVMSWNSGAECMTGYQAAEIIGRDFACFFPPEDIANAMPKQQLEAASVNSRCESESIFVRKDGSYFWANCILTALHDDTGELRGFCKLTRDITERKLTEKSLLRLQKAIESTSDGISIANISGQVIYVNPAFTEVLDYTGIQLNTCGGLVTTFRNPKVFETVLATVHRGESWHGEVTMQAQSGDYVQVDLRTDAIKDTTGKIVYLVSIYTDITQRRFIEEGLRLRDRAIAASSNGIIIADITIPDGSITYVNPAFERMTGYTAAEVMRQNFRLFLGADINQPALEQMKIAMQTGQDCKVILRNYRKDGSLFWHELNISPVYDTEACLTHYIGIQTDITQRKQAETALLVTQQRLQYLLSASPAVIYTSEAMRDYGTVFISNNIKGMVGYEAQEFVKDSGFWFSHIHPEDASDVLAELSQVQVFDKKQYSLEYRFLHADGTYRWIYDQGKVVWDKAGNPLELVGYWADITSRKQLEQELRTALEKEKELNELKSRFISMTSHEFRTPLSTILSSAELLEHYHQRWTEEKLLIHLRRIQTAVHRMTEMLDDILVIGKAEAGKLEYKPLFFDLVEYCRQLVEEVRLNLKSQHLIFFTSQCKSISCYMDDKLLGYILSNLLSNALKYSPDGSLVRFTLACKNEQAVLKIQDQGIGIPEENQPRLFESFYRANNVGNILGTGLGLAIVKKCVDIHNGEIYFTSQLGIGTQFTVKLPVEKYIK, from the coding sequence ATGCAAGCATCACCTCACTATCTCGTACTACGAAATTTAGATGCAATTATTGACTCTTCACCCCTGACGGTTGGACCAGAAACGCTTGTATTAGATGCGATCGCTCTGATGGCAGAACGATGTCAAGATGTTTTGGTAAAGTCTGGCTCCCAGGTCATAGGATGCTTGACATCACAAGATATCATGCGACTTGTCGCTTTAGGAACAGAGTTGAGAACTACTAAGATTGCTGAAGTGATGCAAAGCTCAGTGATAAAACTGAAGGTAGCAGCAGGAGACGCTTTAAAACCCATAGTATCTCTGTTTTCTCAGACTCAGACGCAATTAATAGCTGTTATAGATGAGCAAGATCAAATGGTGGGAGTTATTACCCCTGAAAGTATCTGTCTGGCTTTGGGAGTAGTAGAAATGGTGGAAAATCAACTTCTGCAATCTCAGCAAATGTTGCAATTAATTATGGATACCATTCCACATGGTATTTTCTGGAAAGATATTCATTCTGTCTTTTTGGGTTGTAATCGCAACTTTGCAAAAATGGTAGGTTTTGAAAATCCAGAAGATATTGTGGGCAAGACTGATTTTGATTTAGTTGTCGATCCAGAACAAGCAGAATTTTATGATGCTACCTTGATGGAGGCTAATCAGCCTGAATATTATCAGATTATACCCAAACAGCAAGCAGATGGCAGTCAGATTTGGCTAGAAACTAATAAAGTCCCCTTACATAGTATAGGAGGGCAAGTGGTTGGTATGTTAGGGACAGTACAAGATGTTACTCAGAGGAAGGAAACACAAGAGGCTTTAGAAAAAAGTGAAGAATGGTTTCGGTTTCTTGCGGAATCTATTCCCCAGCAAGTATGGATTGCTGATGCTGATGGAAATCTTGTGTATATGAATCAGCGGGTTCTGGATGGTTTTGGCTCTACAAGAGAGCGAGTTCTGGGTGGGAAATGGACACAATGGGTACATCCTGATGATTTGCCCAATGTTGTCAATGTTTGGAATCAATCTTTAGCTACAGGCATAAATTACGAAGTAGAATTTCGCTTGTTTCAAAAACCTTCCGGAACCTATCACTGGCATATGGGACGAGCTTTAGCGTTGCGAGATCGCCAAGGCAAAATTGTCAACTGGTTTGGAACTAACACTGACATTCATGATCGCGTAACCGCAGAAATTGCTCTCCGAGAAAGTGAAGAATATTTCCGTTTATTAGTAGAAGGAGTTAAAGACTACGCTATTTATATGCTAGACCCTGAAGGCAGGGTAATGAGTTGGAATTCTGGTGCGGAATGTATGACCGGATATCAAGCAGCAGAAATTATAGGACGTGATTTCGCATGCTTTTTTCCACCTGAAGATATTGCCAATGCCATGCCCAAACAACAACTAGAAGCAGCAAGCGTGAATTCTAGGTGTGAATCTGAAAGTATTTTTGTTCGCAAAGATGGCTCTTACTTTTGGGCTAATTGTATTTTAACGGCATTGCATGATGATACTGGTGAACTCAGAGGTTTTTGTAAATTAACTCGTGATATTACTGAAAGGAAGTTAACAGAAAAGTCTTTGTTAAGACTACAAAAAGCTATAGAAAGTACCAGCGATGGTATTAGTATTGCAAATATTTCTGGACAGGTAATTTATGTCAATCCCGCCTTTACAGAAGTACTTGACTATACAGGTATTCAATTAAATACTTGTGGTGGCTTGGTGACTACTTTTAGGAATCCCAAAGTCTTTGAGACAGTATTGGCTACTGTCCACAGAGGAGAGTCTTGGCATGGTGAAGTCACTATGCAAGCTCAGAGTGGGGACTATGTGCAGGTTGATTTGCGGACTGATGCGATTAAGGATACAACTGGTAAGATTGTTTATTTGGTTAGTATCTATACTGATATTACTCAAAGAAGGTTTATTGAAGAAGGTTTAAGATTGCGAGATCGCGCGATCGCAGCTAGTAGTAATGGCATTATTATTGCTGATATTACCATCCCTGATGGCTCAATTACTTATGTCAATCCTGCTTTTGAGCGCATGACTGGTTATACAGCAGCGGAAGTGATGAGACAAAATTTTCGTTTGTTCCTTGGTGCTGATATCAATCAACCAGCTTTAGAACAAATGAAAATTGCTATGCAAACAGGACAAGACTGCAAAGTTATTTTACGGAACTATCGTAAAGACGGCAGCCTCTTCTGGCATGAGTTAAATATTTCTCCCGTATATGACACAGAAGCTTGTCTTACCCACTATATTGGAATTCAAACAGATATCACTCAACGTAAGCAGGCAGAAACAGCATTACTTGTCACTCAACAACGGCTACAATACTTACTTAGTGCTAGCCCAGCCGTAATCTATACCAGCGAAGCCATGAGAGATTATGGCACTGTTTTTATCAGTAATAATATCAAAGGTATGGTAGGCTATGAAGCACAGGAATTTGTCAAAGATTCTGGCTTTTGGTTTAGTCACATTCACCCAGAAGATGCATCAGATGTACTAGCTGAACTTTCACAAGTACAAGTATTTGATAAAAAACAATACAGTTTAGAATATCGGTTTTTACATGCAGACGGTACTTATCGCTGGATATACGATCAAGGTAAGGTAGTGTGGGATAAAGCTGGCAACCCACTTGAACTTGTTGGTTACTGGGCAGATATTACCAGCCGCAAACAATTAGAGCAAGAACTCAGAACAGCACTAGAGAAAGAAAAAGAACTCAACGAACTTAAATCTCGCTTTATTTCGATGACTTCCCACGAATTTCGCACCCCTTTAAGCACTATTCTGTCTTCTGCTGAGTTGCTAGAACACTACCATCAGCGATGGACAGAAGAAAAATTATTGATACATCTAAGACGAATTCAAACTGCTGTCCATAGGATGACAGAAATGCTAGATGATATCTTGGTAATTGGCAAGGCAGAAGCGGGAAAACTCGAATATAAGCCCTTATTCTTTGATTTGGTCGAATACTGCCGTCAATTAGTAGAAGAAGTACGGTTGAATTTAAAAAGTCAACACTTGATCTTCTTTACCAGTCAATGTAAATCTATATCCTGCTATATGGATGACAAATTACTGGGATATATTCTCAGTAATTTGCTATCAAATGCACTCAAATATTCTCCTGATGGTAGTTTAGTTAGATTTACACTCGCTTGTAAAAATGAACAAGCAGTATTGAAAATTCAAGATCAGGGAATTGGTATTCCTGAAGAAAACCAACCCCGTTTATTTGAATCTTTTTATCGTGCTAATAATGTCGGGAATATCTTAGGAACTGGATTAGGATTGGCAATTGTTAAAAAGTGTGTAGATATTCACAACGGTGAAATTTATTTCACTAGCCAACTAGGAATAGGTACACAGTTTACTGTTAAACTACCAGTAGAAAAATATATAAAATGA
- a CDS encoding EAL domain-containing response regulator encodes MPKILVIEDEESVRENLLDLLQAEDFKTISADNGPIGLDLAISQLPDLILCDMMMPELDGYGVLTALRQEPLTATIPFIFITAKSAKSDFRQGMDLGADDYLTKPFTRSELLSAIKNKLEKFANLKKHLLVQTTVQKLTPRMQLLEKSLYRVIKEYDFKGFEIYYQPIMDINTGKITSAESLLRWDSDELGQISPSEFIPLAESNGLIIPIDNWVLKNVCKKIKNWYDAGISGFTITINLSAVEFNQPGLISKIIGLIDTNQLDPSSLEIELTESKIIEDVQSAINTMNELRLLGIKIAIDDFGTGQSSLNYLQNFPVNTIKIDRDFIHDISNNYSKSVITKSMIKMAQELNLRIIAEGVETEAELLFLKQNRCDAIQGFLFSPALPAVEFEKLVFGKKTSFM; translated from the coding sequence ATGCCCAAAATTTTAGTAATAGAAGATGAAGAATCAGTTCGGGAAAACCTGTTAGATTTGTTGCAAGCTGAAGACTTTAAAACGATCTCAGCAGATAATGGTCCAATTGGATTGGATTTAGCTATTTCCCAATTACCAGATTTAATTCTCTGTGACATGATGATGCCAGAATTAGACGGATATGGGGTATTAACTGCACTAAGACAAGAGCCATTAACTGCGACTATTCCCTTTATTTTTATAACTGCTAAATCTGCAAAATCTGATTTCCGACAAGGTATGGATTTGGGCGCAGATGATTATCTCACCAAGCCATTTACCCGTTCTGAATTATTAAGTGCAATTAAAAACAAATTAGAAAAATTTGCAAATTTAAAAAAACATTTATTAGTGCAGACCACTGTTCAGAAATTAACTCCGAGAATGCAGTTGTTAGAAAAAAGTCTATACCGAGTAATAAAAGAATATGATTTTAAGGGATTTGAGATTTATTATCAACCGATAATGGACATTAATACTGGTAAAATAACTTCTGCTGAGAGTTTATTGCGTTGGGATAGTGATGAATTAGGTCAAATTTCACCAAGTGAATTTATTCCCCTGGCAGAGTCAAATGGTTTAATTATTCCTATTGATAACTGGGTTTTGAAAAATGTCTGTAAAAAAATTAAAAATTGGTACGATGCAGGAATTAGTGGTTTTACTATTACTATAAATTTATCAGCAGTTGAATTTAATCAACCTGGTTTAATATCTAAGATTATTGGCTTAATAGACACTAATCAGTTAGATCCAAGTTCTCTAGAAATTGAATTAACTGAAAGTAAGATTATAGAAGATGTGCAGAGTGCAATCAATACCATGAATGAATTACGCTTACTGGGAATCAAAATAGCAATTGATGATTTTGGTACTGGGCAATCTTCTTTAAACTATCTCCAAAATTTTCCAGTTAACACAATCAAAATTGATCGTGATTTTATTCACGATATCAGCAATAATTACTCCAAATCAGTTATTACTAAATCCATGATCAAAATGGCTCAGGAACTAAATCTAAGAATAATTGCTGAAGGTGTAGAGACAGAAGCAGAATTGTTATTTTTAAAGCAAAATAGATGTGATGCTATTCAAGGTTTTTTATTCAGTCCAGCATTACCAGCAGTAGAATTCGAGAAACTTGTATTTGGTAAAAAAACATCATTTATGTAA
- a CDS encoding phosphomannose isomerase type II C-terminal cupin domain has protein sequence MTQKENDLNIQTEEYSSHSGERYWGYVEVIEEGENYRISRVEIKPRHGIKPQIHYHRHEHWVVVSGVAKVICGDKEILLNRNQSTYVPAATLHKVENPGSIPLVILEIQNGEYLGEDDIERPSLWNLV, from the coding sequence ATGACCCAAAAAGAAAATGATCTTAATATCCAGACTGAAGAATATTCTTCCCATTCAGGTGAACGTTATTGGGGTTATGTAGAAGTAATAGAAGAGGGAGAGAATTATAGAATTAGTCGTGTAGAAATTAAGCCCCGACATGGGATTAAACCGCAAATTCATTATCATCGTCATGAACATTGGGTAGTAGTTTCTGGTGTAGCTAAGGTAATTTGTGGTGATAAGGAGATATTGCTAAATCGTAATCAGTCAACCTATGTACCAGCTGCAACTTTGCATAAAGTAGAAAATCCAGGTTCTATTCCTCTAGTGATTCTAGAAATTCAAAATGGTGAGTATTTGGGTGAAGATGATATAGAACGTCCTAGTCTTTGGAATTTAGTTTAA
- the ung gene encoding uracil-DNA glycosylase, with protein MKTLQMPGSWQQVLAEELVKPYFAKLQDFLIHERLSYTIYPPEKDIFSAFELTPYQQVNVLLLGQDPYHNENQAHGLCFSVKPGIKPPPSLVNIFKELRADVGCDIPKHGYLSQWAKQGMLMLNAVLTVRAHTPNSHKNQGWETFTDAVINKVNERSDPVVFVLWGGYAQRKLKLIDVNRHLVIQSAHPSPLSAHNGFFGSKPFSAINSALSDYGKPEIDWQLPGV; from the coding sequence ATGAAAACTCTCCAAATGCCTGGTTCTTGGCAACAAGTTCTAGCTGAAGAATTGGTAAAACCATACTTTGCTAAACTCCAAGACTTTCTGATACACGAACGACTATCTTATACTATTTATCCACCTGAGAAAGATATTTTTTCTGCCTTTGAATTGACACCATATCAGCAAGTTAATGTTTTGTTGCTGGGACAAGATCCCTACCACAATGAAAACCAAGCACATGGATTATGCTTTTCTGTCAAACCAGGGATTAAACCACCACCATCACTGGTAAATATTTTCAAAGAACTAAGAGCAGATGTAGGTTGTGATATTCCTAAGCATGGCTATTTGTCGCAGTGGGCTAAACAGGGTATGCTGATGCTTAATGCGGTTTTGACTGTAAGAGCACACACACCAAATTCTCATAAGAATCAAGGTTGGGAAACTTTCACAGATGCAGTTATTAATAAGGTTAATGAAAGAAGTGATCCGGTGGTGTTTGTGCTGTGGGGTGGATATGCACAAAGGAAACTGAAATTGATTGATGTTAACCGACACCTAGTTATACAATCTGCCCATCCTTCACCTCTTTCAGCACACAATGGCTTTTTTGGTAGTAAACCTTTTTCCGCTATTAATTCAGCCTTAAGTGATTATGGTAAACCGGAGATTGACTGGCAATTGCCAGGTGTGTAA
- a CDS encoding HEAT repeat domain-containing protein: protein MYHEEDLSLLDAEAELDSPLDHIQPLTAESEVAKPDPELMLALLENPQPQQRMLAARAFCDIEYKQAIPHLISLLTDDCPLVRVSAAYGIGRNPSQEAVDPLINQLNIDCNGYVRKGVVWALGNCRDRRSVIPLAYALRTDISAVRLWAASGLAQMAGVSYEAVVGAIPPLIESLVQDAIAAVRSNSAWSIGQLCKELPSNVVYATAIDALIQAFAEDKDLGVREDAKASLLGVGDPRGLQLIETLEQEGWF, encoded by the coding sequence ATGTACCACGAAGAAGACCTAAGCTTACTTGATGCCGAAGCGGAGCTAGACAGCCCCCTCGACCATATACAACCACTTACTGCAGAATCAGAAGTGGCAAAACCTGATCCTGAATTAATGCTAGCACTGCTGGAAAATCCTCAGCCCCAGCAACGAATGTTAGCGGCGCGTGCTTTCTGCGATATCGAATATAAACAGGCCATTCCTCATCTTATTAGTCTACTAACTGATGATTGTCCTTTAGTGCGAGTAAGTGCAGCCTATGGGATCGGACGCAATCCTAGCCAAGAAGCAGTAGATCCATTGATTAATCAACTCAACATTGATTGTAACGGCTATGTGCGAAAAGGTGTAGTTTGGGCTTTAGGAAACTGTCGCGATCGCCGTTCCGTAATTCCCCTAGCATATGCCCTCAGAACCGATATTTCCGCCGTCCGTCTTTGGGCAGCAAGCGGACTTGCCCAGATGGCAGGAGTCAGTTATGAAGCTGTTGTTGGAGCAATACCCCCATTAATTGAATCTCTAGTTCAAGACGCCATTGCCGCAGTTCGCAGCAATTCCGCTTGGTCTATTGGTCAACTGTGTAAAGAACTACCTTCCAACGTAGTTTATGCCACAGCCATAGATGCCTTAATTCAAGCCTTTGCGGAAGACAAAGACTTAGGAGTAAGAGAAGATGCCAAAGCATCACTCCTGGGAGTAGGAGATCCCCGTGGCTTGCAATTAATTGAAACCCTAGAACAAGAAGGCTGGTTTTAA
- a CDS encoding GNAT family N-acetyltransferase, with translation MNFPLPGYHIRRGSTIDRAILVKFMQWTYQEIFPHQDFSHLARTVEQYFSVDTPLWWVYEQAGEQTPGCRGEFTQSPVPNPQCPIPSAQSPVPNPQSLVPIACLWVGNAIDQVTGSRHAHIFLLYVVPTYRRRGIGRALMRYIENWAKQRGDRQIGLQVFESNTPALNLYHQLSYQTQSLWMIKSLQ, from the coding sequence TTGAATTTCCCTCTTCCTGGCTACCATATCCGTCGAGGCTCTACGATAGATAGAGCAATCCTAGTCAAGTTCATGCAGTGGACTTACCAGGAAATATTCCCTCATCAAGATTTTTCCCACCTAGCTCGAACAGTTGAGCAATATTTCTCCGTTGACACCCCTTTATGGTGGGTATATGAACAAGCAGGGGAGCAGACACCAGGCTGTAGAGGAGAATTTACCCAGTCCCCAGTGCCCAATCCCCAGTGCCCAATCCCCAGTGCCCAATCCCCAGTGCCCAATCCCCAGTCCCTAGTCCCCATAGCCTGTTTATGGGTGGGTAACGCCATAGATCAAGTCACTGGTAGCCGTCATGCTCACATTTTCCTCCTCTACGTTGTCCCAACATATCGCCGTAGGGGAATTGGTAGAGCCTTAATGCGCTATATTGAAAACTGGGCAAAACAAAGAGGGGATCGCCAAATTGGATTACAAGTATTTGAGTCCAACACACCCGCATTAAATCTTTATCATCAACTTAGTTATCAAACACAATCTCTGTGGATGATAAAATCACTCCAATAA
- a CDS encoding AmpG family muropeptide MFS transporter — protein sequence MNTVKSLLQVFGSRKMAALILLGFSSGLPLFLTSKTLQAWMTVENVDLTAIGLFSLVGVPYSLKFLWSPLLDWFTLPFLGRRRGWLIAIQIGLLIALACMALQQPKQALQLLAINAVAIAFLSATQDIAADAYRTDILEQLEMGAGAAVFVLGYRIALLLTGSLALILADIIPWSSVYLLMAVGMVVGIIATVFAPEPKEISPPESLSAAVILPFREFIQRQGVVQAILTLLFIVLYKLGDSFVNNMSTSFLLKTGFSQTDIGAIQGGMGLIATIVGILAGGAFLSKIGLNRSLWLFGALQAVSNLAYLLLAQVGKNYQVLLLTINIENFCAGLGTAAFVAFLMNMCNQRYSATQYALLSSFMAVSRDILVAPAGSLAKSTGWPLFFVISIVAAIPGLLLLPLFAPWNSKPLPLKRPGIEEEDIWGTK from the coding sequence ATGAATACAGTCAAATCTCTACTGCAAGTTTTCGGTAGCCGGAAGATGGCAGCTTTGATACTACTCGGTTTTTCATCTGGGTTGCCCTTGTTTTTGACTAGCAAGACCTTACAAGCTTGGATGACAGTTGAAAATGTCGATTTAACCGCCATCGGGTTATTTAGCCTTGTAGGTGTACCATACTCCTTAAAATTTCTCTGGTCGCCTCTGTTAGACTGGTTTACATTGCCATTTTTAGGAAGGCGACGGGGTTGGTTAATCGCAATTCAAATTGGGTTACTAATAGCGCTCGCTTGCATGGCACTGCAACAGCCCAAACAAGCCCTACAACTGTTAGCCATAAACGCCGTTGCGATCGCATTCCTCAGCGCCACCCAAGACATAGCTGCTGATGCTTACCGCACCGACATTCTTGAACAACTAGAAATGGGCGCAGGTGCAGCAGTATTCGTCTTAGGATATCGTATCGCCCTACTACTCACAGGCTCCTTAGCCTTGATTCTCGCCGATATAATTCCCTGGTCTTCCGTATACTTATTAATGGCAGTCGGCATGGTAGTAGGCATAATTGCCACCGTATTTGCACCAGAACCCAAAGAAATCAGTCCACCAGAATCCTTAAGCGCAGCCGTCATTCTCCCCTTTAGGGAATTTATTCAACGTCAAGGTGTAGTTCAAGCCATACTAACTCTGTTGTTTATAGTCCTTTATAAACTCGGCGATTCCTTTGTCAACAATATGTCCACCTCATTTTTACTAAAAACAGGCTTCAGCCAAACCGACATTGGCGCAATTCAAGGCGGCATGGGACTGATAGCAACCATAGTTGGCATACTGGCAGGTGGTGCATTTTTGAGTAAAATTGGACTGAACCGCTCACTTTGGCTATTTGGTGCCTTGCAAGCAGTCAGCAACTTAGCTTACCTTTTACTTGCACAAGTTGGTAAAAACTATCAGGTTCTCCTACTGACAATTAACATAGAAAACTTTTGTGCTGGCTTAGGAACAGCAGCCTTTGTTGCCTTTTTAATGAATATGTGTAATCAGCGTTATTCCGCAACTCAATATGCTTTACTTTCTAGTTTTATGGCCGTAAGTCGTGATATTCTAGTTGCGCCAGCAGGTTCTTTAGCAAAAAGCACAGGTTGGCCTTTATTTTTTGTCATTAGTATCGTTGCTGCTATACCAGGACTACTCCTATTACCATTATTTGCTCCCTGGAACTCAAAACCATTACCACTCAAAAGACCAGGAATTGAAGAAGAGGATATATGGGGAACCAAGTAG
- a CDS encoding Uma2 family endonuclease, with the protein MIKRVDSGKSGYNPDVIVSNWNAIHHEPLLHEVFTITHAETVRLLIEVVSTNWQDDYLIKLAEYERLGIAEIGLLII; encoded by the coding sequence ATTATTAAACGTGTAGATTCTGGTAAATCAGGCTATAACCCCGATGTAATTGTTTCAAATTGGAATGCTATTCATCATGAACCTTTATTACATGAAGTTTTTACTATTACTCACGCTGAAACAGTACGTTTACTAATTGAAGTAGTAAGCACTAATTGGCAAGATGATTATTTAATTAAGTTGGCAGAATATGAAAGATTAGGTATTGCTGAAATTGGATTGCTGATTATTTAG
- the lexA gene encoding transcriptional repressor LexA, with product MEKLTEAQQELYEWLAEYIRVNQYSPSIRQMMQAMNLKSPAPIQSRLEHLRNKGYIDWNEGKARTIRVLRQTKQGVPILGTIAAGGLIEPFTDAVEHLDFSNLSLPAHSYALRVAGDSMIEDLIADGDVVFLRPVPEPNHLKNGTIVAARVEGHGTTLKRFYRQENMVTLKPANPKYQPIEVPAMHVEVQGSLVGVWRGV from the coding sequence ATGGAAAAACTAACTGAAGCTCAACAGGAATTGTACGAATGGTTGGCAGAATATATCCGAGTTAATCAGTATTCTCCCTCAATTCGCCAAATGATGCAAGCGATGAATCTGAAATCGCCGGCACCAATTCAAAGCCGGTTGGAACATTTACGCAACAAGGGATATATTGACTGGAATGAAGGTAAGGCGCGAACGATTCGGGTTTTACGTCAAACAAAGCAAGGTGTGCCGATTTTAGGCACTATTGCAGCTGGCGGTTTGATTGAACCCTTTACAGATGCGGTGGAACATTTAGACTTTTCTAATTTATCATTACCTGCCCATAGCTATGCTTTGCGGGTTGCTGGGGATAGCATGATTGAGGATTTAATTGCTGATGGTGATGTGGTGTTTTTGCGTCCAGTACCAGAACCCAATCATTTAAAAAATGGCACTATTGTTGCGGCTAGGGTGGAGGGACACGGTACAACTTTAAAACGTTTTTATCGTCAGGAAAATATGGTAACTCTCAAACCTGCTAATCCTAAGTATCAACCGATAGAGGTACCTGCTATGCATGTGGAGGTGCAAGGTTCTTTGGTGGGTGTTTGGCGGGGGGTATAA